ACACGGACGTTCACGGAAGACTGCTAGGGAGAGCTCAGAATGTTTGGCGTCAATGGCATAGCCAATATGCCCGAGCCTTCCACCGTACGCAAGGCGGAGGTTTCGGCCCCCCGGAAGGATATCGTGGCGGCGAGCACGGCCGCTGACGGCCTGGACATCAGCCGGGAAGCCCAAGCCGCTGCCGGGGCGGTTCAGGCGGCACGCCAGGACTCGCTGGCTGACGAAGTGCGTGCGGAGCGAGTCGCCGAAGCGAAGCGCAACCTCGAACAGGGTACTCATCGCGTTCAGGAGATCGTCAAACTCGTGGCCGCTCGTAT
The window above is part of the Candidatus Hydrogenedentota bacterium genome. Proteins encoded here:
- a CDS encoding flagellar biosynthesis anti-sigma factor FlgM, with protein sequence MFGVNGIANMPEPSTVRKAEVSAPRKDIVAASTAADGLDISREAQAAAGAVQAARQDSLADEVRAERVAEAKRNLEQGTHRVQEIVKLVAARMAKQLAL